The Calliphora vicina chromosome 3, idCalVici1.1, whole genome shotgun sequence genome contains a region encoding:
- the LOC135954669 gene encoding uncharacterized protein LOC135954669, giving the protein MYAVPAWSVHPLTRSLVGTKMNNTIQNNNNNKKQTAKGQQGKPMLADCKQSTVQPSGDSLTKSSEVALDFKPSTSKAALALAGNIPATAPALDTVEKTVVPAKMLQVGSSNQKSGPTTVAPPATTAEPNAPIRKEPSRRAFVQRRAAMRIIDRLGSKSADALNIDELSKLSWAKAQLAELDSSNTPPSADAANQGASAGPKRQRSEEELLQQQNTQPKTKRPKQEARVIRRPYSEVARNPLVRAIIDRSVDDGAISQEKWLKIRQGMLGVYWKILKENPGPSPQNDDAGWYQGHVKLLACTNDRSALLLKLAIASLGELWPGAKLDVIPVNEIPRRPRSVTVIPAEPHEPEEILAYIQSGNPDLPTHNWKVVKVSAPEGAHRKVVVVLNKESLAPLRERQSKIYYGFDSIKLRIYRGDDKLDPETSGVKLEAPQDMDCKIKLDDPASSEDKMETQSHSSMVGDLFCALGDVEDEDVLLESDPEDIDVTVIYDPDHGEGDPSEPSPL; this is encoded by the coding sequence ATGTACGCCGTCCCTGCATGGAGTGTCCATCCCCTTACGCGCTCACTCGTGGGAACAAAAATGAATAacacaatacaaaacaataataataacaaaaaacaaacagcaaaagGCCAGCAGGGGAAACCTATGCTGGCTGATTGCAAACAGTCGACTGTCCAACCTTCTGGTGACAGTTTGACTAAAAGCAGCGAGGTAGCCTTGGACTTTAAGCCAAGCACCTCAAAAGCTGCATTAGCCCTCGCTGGTAATATACCAGCAACAGCCCCTGCATTGGACACTGTCGAGAAGACAGTTGTCCCTGCGAAAATGCTACAGGTTGGATCGTCGAACCAGAAGTCGGGTCCAACCACCGTAGCCCCACCCGCCACTACGGCAGAACCGAACGCCCCCATTCGCAAAGAACCATCCAGGAGGGCTTTCGTGCAAAGGCGTGCCGCCATGCGCATTATCGACCGGCTTGGATCCAAGTCGGCCGATGCGCTTAACATCGACGAATTGTCGAAACTAAGTTGGGCTAAGGCTCAACTGGCTGAGCTGGACAGCTCAAACACTCCTCCAAGCGCAGATGCAGCGAACCAAGGCGCATCTGCTGGGCCCAAACGGCAACGCTCAGAGGAGGAGCTGCTCCAGCAGCAGAACACACAGCCGAAGACTAAACGTCCGAAGCAAGAGGCTCGTGTGATAAGAAGGCCTTACAGTGAAGTTGCTCGCAATCCACTTGTAAGGGCTATTATCGACAGGAGTGTTGATGACGGAGCTATCTCCCAGGAGAAATGGCTGAAAATCCGTCAGGGTATGCTGGGGGTATACTGGAAGATTCTCAAGGAGAATCCCGGTCCATCCCCGCAAAACGACGATGCTGGCTGGTATCAAGGCCATGTAAAACTGCTAGCGTGTACCAATGACCGCTCAGCTCTACTGCTAAAATTAGCAATTGCGTCCCTAGGGGAATTGTGGCCTGGCGCGAAACTGGACGTGATCCCGGTAAACGAGATACCTCGTAGACCGAGATCAGTCACAGTTATTCCGGCGGAGCCACATGAACCTGAGGAGATTCTGGCATACATTCAGAGCGGTAATCCCGATCTACCAACCCATAACTGGAAGGTGGTTAAGGTTTCCGCTCCTGAAGGTGCGCATAGAAAGGTGGTCGTAGTCCTTAACAAGGAATCCTTGGCGCCACTACGTGAGAGGCAAAGCAAGATTTACTATGGTTTCGATAGTATCAAGCTGCGCATCTACCGTGGTGACGACAAGCTCGACCCCGAAACTTCTGGTGTTAAACTGGAAGCTCCGCAGGATATGGACTGCAAAATTAAACTGGACGACCCCGCAAGCTCTGAGGACAAAATGGAGACCCAATCACACTCCAGTATGGTTGGGGACCTATTCTGCGCTCTGGGTGATGTGGAGGATGAAGATGTTCTTCTGGAATCAGACCCAGAAGACATCGACGTTACGGTCATATATGATCCAGACCATGGTGAAGGCGATCCAAGTGAACCTTCACCACTCTAA